The following proteins are encoded in a genomic region of Ostrea edulis chromosome 7, xbOstEdul1.1, whole genome shotgun sequence:
- the LOC125659814 gene encoding uncharacterized protein LOC125659814, translating into MKDSDEEPLSCTSVLCQWKAPRANAKPQPMSALAHRKPSTDSTNDPMTEPAPHPQTTFDPRHSMDRIPDLDRTLQHLQKLKEIFPKTGMVHIWNIPDPVPMASHEEEIVTTKDPYIMKMEEMLFTVGNCEYQTQNKLILKVLHDHLPPAINFVPTKFNECTIKRNCLM; encoded by the exons ATGAAAGATAGTGATGAGGAACCACTGAGTTGCACATCAGTCCTGTGTCAGTGGAAAGCACCACGAGCCAATGCAAAACCACAACCTATGTCTGCACTTGCACATAGAAAACCTTCAACAGACTCAACAAATGATCCAATGACTGAGCCTGCTCCTCATCCACAGACAACCTTTGACCCCAGACATTCTATGGATAGGATACCTGACCTTGACCGTACATTGCAACACCTACAGAAACTTAAGGAAATTTTTCCCAAAACAG GGATGGTGCATATTTGGAATATCCCAGACCCTGTCCCTATGGCATCACATGAAGAAGAAATTGTGACAACCAAGGACCCCTACATCATGAAAATGGAAGAAATGCTTTTTACTGTTGGCAACTGTGAGTATCAAACACAGaacaaattgatattgaaagtTCTACATGACCATTTACCACCTGCAATAAATTTCGTTCCTACCAAGTTTAATGAATGTACAATAAAAAGGAACTGCTTAATGTAA